A stretch of Apis cerana isolate GH-2021 linkage group LG1, AcerK_1.0, whole genome shotgun sequence DNA encodes these proteins:
- the LOC107997600 gene encoding pyruvate dehydrogenase [acetyl-transferring]-phosphatase 1, mitochondrial, which yields MVLQNVSNNLIKIISNVCTRQNEWSSNKCAQRLYMALPRLTPQEVTAVLQANEYTKEFNEQNSVKYYDSNQLASNNPIEDTRSEAQCLFTKGILLGVFDGHGGGTCAQIISKRLFHYISACLLPTKLLKQYLSTINSNNKIELLQTFNDKVEFISEIKELYQTSFLTFVKDLVEMECTKEFQMETALEKAFLRLDNDLSNEALLNLGKSNNAITLDVAMSGAVAVVAHIDGPHLHVTGVGDCQAVLGILSENDVWTAKLMTVEHNTDNRAEVERILSEHPSNEKSTVIKMERLLGQLAPLRSLGDFRYKWSKKILKEVVVPYFGEAVIPPNYHTPPYLTAKPEVKYHRLTPRDKFLIIASDGLWDLMSPLQAVRLVGEHMSGKVTLNPLKLPRKNMKLSEIHKMLLQRKEGLKKKPLDNNAATHLLRNALGGTEYGIDHIKLSQLLTLPREVVRIFRDDITITVVYMNSEFLRHCPP from the exons ATGGTTTTACAAAACGttagcaataatttaattaaaattattagtaatgtATGTACTAGGCAAAATGAATGGAGTAGCAACAAATGTGCTCAAAGATTGTATATGGCATTGCCACGGCTTACGCCACAGGag GTTACAGCAGTCTTACAAGCTAATGAATATACCAAAGAATTTAATGAACAGAACTCTGTAAAGTATTATGATTCAAATCAATTAGCATCCAATAATCCTATAGAAGATACTCGATCAGAAgctcaatgtttatttacaaaag gaaTATTATTAGGTGTGTTTGATGGTCATGGAGGAGGTACATGTgcacaaattatttcaaaaagactttttcattatatatcagCATGTTTATTAcccacaaaattattaaaacaatatcttAGCACGATTAATTCCAACAATAAAATAGAACTTCTTCAAACATTCAATGacaaagtggaatttatttctgaaattaaagaaCTTTATCAAACAAgttttttaacttttgtaAAAGATTTAGTCGAAATGGAATGtacaaaagaatttcaaatggaAACAGCTTTAGAGAAAGCATTTCTCAGATTAGATAATGATTTGTCAAATGAAGCACTTTTAAATTTAGGTAAAAGTAATAATGCTATAACTCTTGATGTTGCAATGTCTGGTGCTGTAGCAGTTGTTGCACACATAGATGGTCCACATCTTCATGTCACTGGAGTAGGAGATTGCCAAGCAGTACTTGGTATACTTTCTG aaAATGATGTTTGGACTGCAAAATTAATGACCGTTGAACACAATACTGACAATCGAGCAGAagtcgaaagaattttatcagAACATCCatctaatgaaaaatcaactgtaattaaaatggaaagaCTTCTTGGACAATTAGCGCCTCTTCGTTCTTTGGGTGATTTTCGCTACAAATGgagtaaaaagattttaaaagaagtAGTGGTACCATATTTTGGCGAAGCAGTGATTCCACCAAATTATCATACCCCTCCATATTTAACAGCGAAACCAGAAGTTAAATATCATAGATTAACACCTAgagataaatttcttataatagcCAGTGATGGTTTGTGGGATTTAATGTCACCCTTACAAGCTGTACGTTTAGTAGGTGAACATATGAGTGGAAAAGTAACATTAAATCCATTAAAATTACCtcgtaaaaatatgaaattatcagaaatacataaaatgttaTTGCAACGTAAAGagggattaaaaaagaaacctcTCGATAATAATGCAGCGACGCATTTATTACGAAACGCACTCGGTGGAACGGAATATGGTATAGATCATATTAAGTTATCACAATTATTAACGTTACCAAGAGAAGTAGTACGAATATTTCGTGATGATATTACAATAACGGTAGTTTATATGAACTCTGAATTTTTAAGACACTGCCCTCCGTAA
- the LOC107997603 gene encoding vacuolar protein sorting-associated protein 4: MASGTILQKAIDLVTRATEEDRNKNYEEALRLYEHAVEYFLHSIKYEAQGDRAKESIRAKCTQYLERAEKLKAYLKKSKKKPVKAGEDNSKTEDKKSDSGDSDTDSDPEKKKLQSKLEGAIIIEKPDVKWNDVAGLDGAKEALKEAVILPIRFPHLFTGKRIPWKGILLFGPPGTGKSYLAKAVATEANNSTFFSVSSSDLVSKWLGESEKLVKNLFELARQHKPSIIFIDEVDSLCSSRSDNESESARRIKTEFLVQMQGVGSDNDGILVLGATNIPWVLDSAIRRRFEKRIYIPLPDEQARAIMFKIHLGSTSHCLTEEDFKKLAAATDGYSGADISIIVRDALMQPVRQVQTATHFKRVRGPSPKDPSIIVDDLLTPCSPGDPAAIEMNWMEVEGDKLYEPPVTMKDMLKSLATTRPTVNEEDMTKLEKFKEDFGQEG, translated from the exons ATGGCTTCAGGTACAATATTGCAG AAAGCTATTGATCTGGTTACTAGAGCTACTGAAGAAGATCGTAACAAAAATTATGAGGAAGCACTTAGATTATATGAACATGCTGTTGAATATTTCCTACATTCTATTAAAT atgaagCACAAGGTGACAGAGCTAAAGAAAGTATAAGAGCAAAATGTACACAATATTTGGAAAGagctgaaaaattaaaagcatatttgaagaaaagtaaaaaaaaacctGTAAAAGCAGGTGAAGATAATTCTAAAACTGAGGACAAAAAAAGCGATAGTGGAGATAGTGATACAGATAGTGAtcctgaaaaaaagaaacttcaaAGTAAATTAGAAGGtgcaataattattgaaaaaccaGATGTTAAATGGAATGATGTTGCTGGTCTTGATGGAGCTAAGGAAGCTTTAAAAGAAGCTGTTATTTTACCAATACGTTTTCCACATCTTTTTACTGGAAAGCGAATACCATGGAAGGGTATCTTATTATTTGGG ccACCAGGTACCGGTAAATCTTATTTAGCAAAAGCAGTTGCAACAGAAGCCaataattcaacatttttttctgtGTCATCCTCAGACCTGGTAAGCAAATGGCTTGGAGAATCTGAAAAACttgtcaaaaatttatttgaattagcTCGTCAACATAAGCCTAGTATCATATTTATTGATGAAGTTGATTCACTTTGCTCATCACGTTCTGACAATGAATCAGAATCtgcaagaagaataaaaactgAATTTTTAGTACAGATGCAag gTGTTGGATCGGATAATGATGGTATATTAGTATTAGGAGCTACTAATATACCATGGGTATTAGATTCTGCTATTAGAAGAAGATTTGAGAAGAGGATTTACATTCCTTTACCAGATGAACAAGCTCGTGCTATAATGTTCAAAATTCATTTGGGAAGTACTTCTCACTGTTTGACagaagaagattttaaaaaattagctgCTGCTACTGATGGTTATTCTGGAGCTGATATAAGTATTATTGTGCGAGATGCTCTTATGCAGCCAGTTAGACAAGTTCAAACTGCAACACATTTTAAACGTGTAAGAGGACCATCACCAAAAGATCCTTCTATCATTGTGGATGATTTATTGACACCATGTTCACCAGGAGATCCAGCTGCTATTGAAATGAATTGGATGGAAGTAGAAggtgataaattatatgagCCACCTGTAACTAtg aaagatATGTTGAAATCATTAGCGACTACCCGTCCTACAGTAAATGAAGAAGATATGactaaattagaaaaatttaaagaagattTTGGTCAAGAGGgttga
- the LOC107997580 gene encoding F-box/WD repeat-containing protein 7 isoform X1: MSVPSSSSNKITDNKPGGTSPSPIEGIEGIPGPSSLEPMHSLLAQDEESEDYGEDGEEEEEDDSSEEESEISDTGIFCDAECEPDLESNNCSLSSSQPQSLTQRVHSPILHTCVPLDVVQPQRKRKSETESSLPCKKLNPEDKSHSMIIKKLDDKSKHIRCVIPTKDNPPPEMSNWLLQFQRWSNAERMLAIDELIERCEPTQVRHMMQVIEPQFQRDFISLLPKELALSVLAFLEPRDLLRAAQTCRNWRFLADDNLLWKEKCRAAGIEDLKDLPPIKRKNGRNSGNCSSPWKQAYMRQHNIKMNWRTKPIRTPKVLKGHDDHVITCLQFSGNRIVSGSDDNTLKVWSAVTGKCLRTLVGHTGGVWSSQMSGTTVISGSTDRTLKVWNAETGQCIHTLYGHTSTVRCMHLHGNKVVSGSRDATLRVWQVDTGECLHVLVGHLAAVRCVQYDGKLVVSGAYDYMVKVWNPEREECLHTLQGHTNRVYSLQFDGVHVVSGSLDTSIRVWEVETGACRHTLMGHQSLTSGMELRNNILVSGNADSTVKVWDIVSGHCLQTLSGPNKHQSAVTCLQFNSHFVITSSDDGTVKLWDVKTGDFIRNLVALESGGSGGVVWRIRASDTKLVCAVGSRNGTEETKLLVLDFDVEVK, encoded by the exons ATGTCTGTCCCTTCTTCGTCGtctaataaaataactgaTAATAAACCAGGTGGTACAAGTCCAAGTCCTATAGAGGGCATTGAAGGTATTCCAGGACCTAGTTCTTTAGAACCTATGCATTCATTGTTAGCACAAGATGAAGAATCAGAAGATTATGGAGAAGAtggtgaagaagaagaagaagatgacaGTAGTGAAGAAGAAAGTGAA attagtGATACTGGAATATTTTGTGATGCAGAATGTGAACCTGACCTTGAAAGTAACAATTGCTCACTTTCATCATCACAACCACAATCACTCACACAACGAGTACATAGTCCCATCTTACATACTTGTGTACCTTTGGATGTTGTTCAACCACAAAGAAAACGTAAAAGTGAAACTGAATCAAGTTTACCTTGTAAAAAACTTAACCCAGAAGATAAATCTCATTCAAT gattattaaaaaattggatgATAAAAGTAAGCATATAAGATGTGTTATTCCAACAAAAGATAACCCTCCACCAGAAATGAGTAATTGGCTTCTTCAATTTCAG AGATGGTCAAATGCAGAAAGAATGTTAGCTATAGATGAATTAATTGAACGATGTGAACCAACACAAGTAAGACATATGATGCAAGTAATTGAACCTCAATTTCAGAGGGATTTCATATCTTTGTTGCCAAAAGAATTGGCTTTATCAGTGTTAGCTTTCTTAGAACCCAGAGATCTTTTACGCGCTGCTCAAACGTGTCGTAATTGGCGGTTTCTCGctgatgataatttattatggaaaGAGAAATGCAGAGCAGCTGGTAtagaagatttaaaagatcTGCCTCCAATAAAACGTAAAAATGGTAGAAATTCAGGTAATTGTTCATCTCCATGGAAACAAGCATATATGAGAcaacataatataaagatgAATTGGAGGACAAAACCTATTCGTACaccaaaagttttaaaaggaCATGATGATCATGTTATTACATGCCTTCAATTTTCTGGTAATCGAATAGTAAGTGGCTCCGATGATAATACTCTTAAAGTATGGTCTGCAGTTACAGGcaag tgTTTAAGAACATTAGTTGGACATACAGGTGGTGTATGGTCTTCACAAATGTCTGGTACTACAGTAATCAGTGGTAGTACAGATCGTACCTTGAAAGTATGGAATGCCGAAACTGGTCAATGTATTCATACTTTATATGGACATACATCAACTGTAAGGTGTATGCATCTACATGGTAATAAAGTAGTCAGTGGTAGTAGAGATGCAACTTTAAGGGTGTGGCAAGTAGATACTGGCGAATGTTTACATGTACTTGTGGGCCATTTGGCAGCTGTTAGATGTGTGCAATATGATGGAAAATTAGTGGTTAGTGGCGCTTATGACTATATGGTTAAAGTTTGGAATCCGGAACGCGAGGAGTGCCTTCATACTTTACAAGGACATACAAATCGTGTTTATTCTCTCCAA TTTGATGGTGTACATGTTGTTAGTGGTTCTTTGGATACAAGCATAAGAGTGTGGGAAGTTGAAACTGGTGCATGTAGACATACATTAATGGGACATCAGTCGCTCACTTCGGGAATGGAATTACGTAATAACATTTTGGTATCTGGAAATGCTGATTCAACTGTTAAAGTATGGGATATTGTTAGTGGTCACTGCCTTCAAACTTTATCTGGTCCAAATAAACACCAGTCTGCTGTCACCTGCCTTCAATTCAATAGCCATTTTGTAATTACTTCATCTGATGATGGTACAGTTAAACTATGGGATGTTAAAACTG GTGACTTTATAAGAAACTTGGTTGCTCTTGAAAGCGGGGGAAGTGGTGGTGTTGTGTGGAGGATACGTGCAAGTGATACAAAATTGGTGTGTGCGGTGGGTAGTCGTAACGGCACGGAGGAGACCAAACTTCTTGTTCTTGATTTTGATGTAGAGGTAAAATAG
- the LOC107997580 gene encoding F-box/WD repeat-containing protein 7 isoform X2 — MHSLLAQDEESEDYGEDGEEEEEDDSSEEESEISDTGIFCDAECEPDLESNNCSLSSSQPQSLTQRVHSPILHTCVPLDVVQPQRKRKSETESSLPCKKLNPEDKSHSMIIKKLDDKSKHIRCVIPTKDNPPPEMSNWLLQFQRWSNAERMLAIDELIERCEPTQVRHMMQVIEPQFQRDFISLLPKELALSVLAFLEPRDLLRAAQTCRNWRFLADDNLLWKEKCRAAGIEDLKDLPPIKRKNGRNSGNCSSPWKQAYMRQHNIKMNWRTKPIRTPKVLKGHDDHVITCLQFSGNRIVSGSDDNTLKVWSAVTGKCLRTLVGHTGGVWSSQMSGTTVISGSTDRTLKVWNAETGQCIHTLYGHTSTVRCMHLHGNKVVSGSRDATLRVWQVDTGECLHVLVGHLAAVRCVQYDGKLVVSGAYDYMVKVWNPEREECLHTLQGHTNRVYSLQFDGVHVVSGSLDTSIRVWEVETGACRHTLMGHQSLTSGMELRNNILVSGNADSTVKVWDIVSGHCLQTLSGPNKHQSAVTCLQFNSHFVITSSDDGTVKLWDVKTGDFIRNLVALESGGSGGVVWRIRASDTKLVCAVGSRNGTEETKLLVLDFDVEVK, encoded by the exons ATGCATTCATTGTTAGCACAAGATGAAGAATCAGAAGATTATGGAGAAGAtggtgaagaagaagaagaagatgacaGTAGTGAAGAAGAAAGTGAA attagtGATACTGGAATATTTTGTGATGCAGAATGTGAACCTGACCTTGAAAGTAACAATTGCTCACTTTCATCATCACAACCACAATCACTCACACAACGAGTACATAGTCCCATCTTACATACTTGTGTACCTTTGGATGTTGTTCAACCACAAAGAAAACGTAAAAGTGAAACTGAATCAAGTTTACCTTGTAAAAAACTTAACCCAGAAGATAAATCTCATTCAAT gattattaaaaaattggatgATAAAAGTAAGCATATAAGATGTGTTATTCCAACAAAAGATAACCCTCCACCAGAAATGAGTAATTGGCTTCTTCAATTTCAG AGATGGTCAAATGCAGAAAGAATGTTAGCTATAGATGAATTAATTGAACGATGTGAACCAACACAAGTAAGACATATGATGCAAGTAATTGAACCTCAATTTCAGAGGGATTTCATATCTTTGTTGCCAAAAGAATTGGCTTTATCAGTGTTAGCTTTCTTAGAACCCAGAGATCTTTTACGCGCTGCTCAAACGTGTCGTAATTGGCGGTTTCTCGctgatgataatttattatggaaaGAGAAATGCAGAGCAGCTGGTAtagaagatttaaaagatcTGCCTCCAATAAAACGTAAAAATGGTAGAAATTCAGGTAATTGTTCATCTCCATGGAAACAAGCATATATGAGAcaacataatataaagatgAATTGGAGGACAAAACCTATTCGTACaccaaaagttttaaaaggaCATGATGATCATGTTATTACATGCCTTCAATTTTCTGGTAATCGAATAGTAAGTGGCTCCGATGATAATACTCTTAAAGTATGGTCTGCAGTTACAGGcaag tgTTTAAGAACATTAGTTGGACATACAGGTGGTGTATGGTCTTCACAAATGTCTGGTACTACAGTAATCAGTGGTAGTACAGATCGTACCTTGAAAGTATGGAATGCCGAAACTGGTCAATGTATTCATACTTTATATGGACATACATCAACTGTAAGGTGTATGCATCTACATGGTAATAAAGTAGTCAGTGGTAGTAGAGATGCAACTTTAAGGGTGTGGCAAGTAGATACTGGCGAATGTTTACATGTACTTGTGGGCCATTTGGCAGCTGTTAGATGTGTGCAATATGATGGAAAATTAGTGGTTAGTGGCGCTTATGACTATATGGTTAAAGTTTGGAATCCGGAACGCGAGGAGTGCCTTCATACTTTACAAGGACATACAAATCGTGTTTATTCTCTCCAA TTTGATGGTGTACATGTTGTTAGTGGTTCTTTGGATACAAGCATAAGAGTGTGGGAAGTTGAAACTGGTGCATGTAGACATACATTAATGGGACATCAGTCGCTCACTTCGGGAATGGAATTACGTAATAACATTTTGGTATCTGGAAATGCTGATTCAACTGTTAAAGTATGGGATATTGTTAGTGGTCACTGCCTTCAAACTTTATCTGGTCCAAATAAACACCAGTCTGCTGTCACCTGCCTTCAATTCAATAGCCATTTTGTAATTACTTCATCTGATGATGGTACAGTTAAACTATGGGATGTTAAAACTG GTGACTTTATAAGAAACTTGGTTGCTCTTGAAAGCGGGGGAAGTGGTGGTGTTGTGTGGAGGATACGTGCAAGTGATACAAAATTGGTGTGTGCGGTGGGTAGTCGTAACGGCACGGAGGAGACCAAACTTCTTGTTCTTGATTTTGATGTAGAGGTAAAATAG
- the LOC107997610 gene encoding dnaJ homolog subfamily C member 24 translates to MNSINYYNVLGCTKESTAEDIKRAYHALALKFHPDKNTSEFDGMKFQLVLKAWHVLRDPKLKEEYDAIQKQEELDSESILTYAKISVSELETTNDNENILIYRCRCGGLYCIQKEYIQEKNQSVHVPCLECTFSIIVET, encoded by the coding sequence atgaattcaataaattattataatgtgcTTGGTTGTACTAAAGAATCAACAGCTGAAGATATAAAACGTGCATATCATGCATTAGCTCTGAAATTTCATCCAGATAAAAATACATCAGAATTTGATGGTATGAAGTTTCAGCTTGTTTTAAAAGCATGGCATGTTTTACGTGACcctaaattaaaagaagaatatgatGCCATACAAAAACAAGAAGAATTAGATTCTGAAAGTATTTTGacatatgcaaaaatatcagTGAGTGAATTAGAAACAacaaatgataatgaaaatatattaatttatcgatgtaGATGCGGAGGATTATATTGCATTCAAAAGGAATATATTcaggaaaaaaatcaatcagtACATGTACCTTGTTTGGAATgtacattttctattattgttgaaacatga